From Salinirubrum litoreum, one genomic window encodes:
- a CDS encoding ParA family protein: MLAYSTYSEAGGVGKTTTAANLAVAHARAGLKPLVVPLDPQDGDLSRLFGVDEDRTEPVDNLVRHMIRRPKGDFGDLVRTVEGVDVVPEHNMLSDVGEYLQREKDQAEAMGEAFGVHAQLLRVLREAGVPDEYDVLICDPPATEGPHLYNAIHATRSLVIPVEPSAKGRAAVEGLEALVAGLEEQLEVDVGVLAAVPIGFKNTRDQQTILGEIEYDIPEVIGERASLMEGCWMQQCSAFRYVREFRDRTRDYEVETLAQFDRIARHLEAAVGIEAPNPPEPGDLDHGVLSA, from the coding sequence ATGTTGGCGTACTCGACCTACAGCGAGGCCGGCGGTGTGGGGAAGACCACGACCGCGGCGAATCTGGCGGTGGCCCACGCCCGAGCGGGGTTGAAACCGCTCGTCGTTCCACTCGACCCGCAGGACGGCGACCTCTCTCGACTGTTCGGCGTCGACGAGGACCGGACGGAACCGGTCGACAACCTCGTCCGGCACATGATCCGACGACCGAAAGGCGACTTCGGGGACCTCGTCCGGACCGTCGAAGGCGTCGACGTCGTGCCGGAACACAACATGCTCTCGGACGTGGGCGAGTACCTCCAGCGGGAGAAAGACCAGGCAGAAGCGATGGGCGAGGCGTTCGGCGTGCACGCGCAGTTACTGCGTGTCCTCCGTGAAGCGGGCGTGCCGGACGAGTACGACGTGTTGATCTGTGACCCGCCCGCGACGGAGGGACCGCACCTCTACAACGCCATCCACGCGACGCGCTCGCTCGTGATCCCGGTCGAACCGAGCGCGAAGGGTCGGGCGGCGGTCGAAGGGTTAGAAGCGCTCGTCGCCGGGTTAGAAGAGCAACTGGAGGTAGACGTCGGTGTGCTCGCAGCGGTCCCGATCGGATTCAAGAACACGCGCGACCAGCAGACGATCCTCGGCGAGATCGAGTACGACATTCCTGAGGTGATCGGCGAGCGAGCATCGCTGATGGAAGGCTGCTGGATGCAGCAGTGTTCGGCGTTCCGATACGTGCGGGAGTTCCGTGATCGGACACGCGACTACGAGGTCGAGACGCTCGCACAGTTCGATCGGATCGCCCGGCATCTCGAAGCCGCAGTCGGGATAGAGGCACCGAACCCACCGGAACCGGGTGATCTCGACCACGGGGTGCTCTCGGCATGA
- a CDS encoding glycosyltransferase encodes MFDGSGGQTLVAVLLWVALAVYGFSSLWWLAETFLFSYDWRPDDTEAWGLDAIQVRVLTVDAEAVVQQTVNALPDGIADVRVIAERDIDVADAEVHVVPAEFECEATNKGRAVEWARRHVPCDREYVLYLDEDTIVTDLTGLPDADFVQFTEKPIYTGSRLTYLCEVFRTGYQFEQLGFHRLRYPLYAWGGGFAIRRSIEQELGWNVATITEDTNLIWRAADAFDLEYQLVDSRFRNQAPPSLKSMLKQRRRWMSGTIADDDLLPVRYRPLYLTRVVAWAFSPFVPVLVLVSYLLPGTAPGIELYGLLSTGLLAMLFVFMLFGVVAYRKHPLLWPVFLVLTPLAVVLHAAGAAWGVVSPVTDFEVTEKVTAAEIERVNAGLDEGDLAAHEGTGRLVRESNDAYDTHVFDD; translated from the coding sequence GTGTTCGACGGTTCCGGAGGGCAGACGCTCGTCGCCGTACTGCTGTGGGTCGCGCTGGCCGTCTACGGCTTCTCGTCGCTGTGGTGGCTCGCCGAGACGTTCCTGTTCTCGTACGACTGGAGGCCCGACGACACCGAGGCGTGGGGACTCGACGCGATACAGGTGCGAGTCCTCACGGTCGACGCCGAGGCGGTCGTCCAGCAGACGGTGAACGCACTCCCCGACGGTATCGCGGACGTGCGGGTGATCGCCGAACGCGACATCGACGTCGCGGACGCCGAGGTCCACGTCGTCCCCGCGGAGTTCGAGTGTGAAGCGACGAACAAGGGCCGGGCGGTCGAGTGGGCACGCCGGCACGTCCCCTGTGACCGGGAGTACGTCCTGTATCTCGACGAGGACACCATCGTCACCGACCTCACGGGGCTGCCGGACGCCGACTTCGTCCAGTTCACCGAGAAACCCATCTACACCGGGTCGCGGCTCACCTACCTCTGTGAGGTGTTCCGGACCGGCTACCAGTTCGAGCAACTCGGCTTCCACCGCCTGCGCTACCCCCTGTACGCCTGGGGCGGTGGGTTCGCCATCCGCCGGTCGATCGAACAGGAACTCGGCTGGAACGTGGCGACGATCACCGAGGACACGAACCTGATCTGGCGGGCCGCGGACGCCTTCGACCTGGAGTACCAACTCGTCGACAGCCGGTTCCGAAACCAGGCCCCGCCGTCGCTGAAGTCGATGCTGAAACAGCGCCGGCGCTGGATGTCCGGCACCATCGCGGACGACGACCTCCTCCCGGTGCGGTACCGCCCACTGTACCTCACGCGGGTCGTCGCGTGGGCCTTCTCGCCGTTCGTCCCGGTACTCGTGCTCGTCTCGTACCTCCTGCCCGGCACGGCACCGGGTATCGAACTGTACGGCCTGCTCTCGACGGGGCTGCTGGCGATGCTGTTCGTCTTCATGCTCTTCGGCGTCGTCGCCTACCGGAAGCACCCGCTCCTCTGGCCGGTGTTCCTCGTCCTGACGCCACTCGCAGTGGTTCTGCACGCCGCCGGCGCGGCGTGGGGGGTCGTCAGCCCCGTCACGGACTTCGAGGTCACGGAGAAGGTGACCGCCGCGGAGATCGAACGCGTCAACGCCGGCCTCGACGAGGGCGACCTCGCCGCCCACGAGGGGACCGGGCGACTGGTCCGGGAGTCGAACGACGCGTACGACACGCACGTCTTCGACGACTGA
- a CDS encoding amino acid permease: MSDEELAKDLGLLSALTIGIGTMIGAGIFVLPGVAASTAGPIVVVSFVVGGLIAMVNALSVSELGTAMPKAGGGYYYVNRALGPLFGSIAGLGDWMGLAFASAFYSIGFGQYLTTLLPVPSVLFLSEIQVGALVAGAVFVGVNYVGAKETGGVQTVIVTILLAILALFAVQGWLSFDLATLLSEGGVAPFGYGAVLPGTALIFVSFLGYAKIATVAEELKNPGRNLPLAIIGSVAIVTVVYGILVSIMLGVVPWPDLSQTAPLTQATEIAFGGGLGAIAVTVVTLGALLATASSANASILASARINFAMGRDKIVTNWLNEIHPDHATPYRSIVLTGAMIVVFIALLGQDIEVLAKAASVLHLVVYALMNVALVVFRETDPDYDPAFRVPLYPITPALGFVLSLGLLGFVGGRELALSAVFIVVAVVWYFLYARSRTEEQGLLGRFILDRGETLPSPVVDAAATVAPNGSGRPADRPTTMVAVSNPRTEHSLVTLAGALAQHDDGRLLATHVIQVPDQTSLLAASEQRDRISATSEQLMADARADAEAFDVPVETRTVLSHQGLHEVFDIARAAGVDRLIMGHRGTRLAGGRVEGALDELTRDLPCDVLVLDERGFDPSSILLPTAGGYSSDLSAEVAVALRDTLDAQVAVLHVAADEATGRAFVDEWADEHGLADADLLVETGDVETAIGEAATGRTLVIVGATERGLLSRIVGRSLTLSVLEELDTTVLLAERPHTRSIRERLFG, from the coding sequence ATGAGCGACGAGGAACTCGCCAAGGACCTCGGACTCCTCTCGGCGCTCACCATCGGCATCGGGACGATGATCGGTGCGGGTATCTTCGTCCTGCCGGGCGTCGCGGCCAGCACGGCCGGCCCAATCGTCGTCGTGTCGTTCGTCGTCGGCGGACTGATCGCCATGGTGAACGCGCTGTCGGTCTCCGAACTCGGGACGGCGATGCCGAAAGCCGGCGGCGGCTACTACTACGTCAACCGGGCGCTCGGGCCGTTGTTCGGCTCCATCGCCGGTCTCGGCGACTGGATGGGACTGGCGTTCGCCTCCGCGTTCTACAGCATCGGCTTCGGTCAGTACCTCACGACGCTGCTGCCCGTCCCGAGCGTGCTGTTCCTCTCGGAGATCCAGGTCGGTGCGCTGGTCGCCGGGGCCGTCTTCGTCGGCGTCAACTACGTCGGTGCGAAGGAGACCGGCGGCGTCCAGACGGTGATCGTGACGATCCTGCTCGCCATCCTCGCGCTCTTCGCCGTGCAGGGGTGGCTCTCGTTCGACCTCGCCACCCTCCTGAGTGAGGGCGGTGTCGCCCCGTTCGGCTACGGGGCGGTCCTGCCGGGGACGGCGCTGATCTTCGTCTCCTTCCTCGGCTACGCGAAGATCGCCACGGTCGCCGAGGAACTGAAGAACCCCGGTCGGAACCTCCCGCTGGCGATCATCGGCAGTGTCGCCATCGTCACCGTGGTGTACGGCATCCTCGTCAGCATCATGCTCGGCGTCGTCCCGTGGCCAGATCTCAGCCAGACCGCCCCGCTGACGCAGGCGACCGAGATCGCCTTCGGCGGCGGGCTGGGTGCGATCGCCGTCACGGTCGTCACGCTCGGCGCACTGCTGGCGACGGCCTCCAGTGCGAACGCCTCGATCCTCGCGTCGGCGCGGATCAACTTCGCGATGGGCCGTGACAAGATCGTCACCAACTGGCTCAACGAGATCCACCCCGACCACGCGACGCCGTACCGATCGATCGTCCTCACCGGCGCGATGATCGTCGTGTTCATCGCCCTCCTGGGCCAGGACATCGAGGTGCTGGCGAAGGCGGCGAGCGTGCTCCACCTCGTGGTCTACGCGCTGATGAACGTCGCGCTGGTGGTCTTCCGGGAGACCGACCCCGACTACGACCCGGCGTTCCGCGTGCCGCTGTACCCGATCACCCCCGCGCTCGGCTTCGTGCTCTCGCTCGGCTTGCTCGGGTTCGTCGGTGGGCGGGAACTCGCGCTGTCGGCCGTGTTCATCGTCGTGGCCGTGGTGTGGTACTTCCTGTACGCCCGCTCCCGGACCGAAGAACAGGGGCTGCTCGGCCGGTTCATCCTGGACCGTGGCGAGACGCTCCCCTCGCCGGTCGTCGACGCGGCCGCGACGGTCGCACCGAACGGCTCCGGTAGGCCCGCCGACCGCCCGACCACGATGGTCGCGGTCTCGAACCCACGGACGGAACACTCGCTGGTCACGCTCGCCGGAGCGCTGGCCCAGCACGACGACGGGCGACTGCTCGCGACACACGTGATCCAGGTGCCCGATCAGACCTCGCTGCTCGCCGCCTCAGAGCAACGCGACCGCATCTCCGCGACCTCCGAACAACTGATGGCCGACGCACGGGCCGACGCCGAGGCGTTCGACGTCCCCGTCGAGACGCGGACGGTCCTCTCACACCAGGGACTCCACGAAGTGTTCGACATCGCCCGCGCTGCGGGGGTCGACCGACTGATCATGGGCCACAGGGGGACGCGCCTCGCCGGCGGGAGAGTCGAGGGCGCACTCGACGAACTGACCCGCGATCTGCCGTGTGACGTGCTCGTCCTGGACGAACGCGGCTTCGACCCGAGTTCGATCCTGCTCCCGACAGCCGGGGGCTACTCGTCGGATCTCTCGGCGGAGGTCGCGGTCGCACTCCGGGACACCCTCGACGCGCAGGTCGCGGTCCTGCACGTCGCCGCCGACGAGGCCACGGGCCGGGCGTTCGTCGACGAGTGGGCCGACGAGCACGGCCTGGCCGACGCCGACCTGCTGGTCGAGACCGGCGACGTGGAGACGGCCATCGGCGAGGCGGCGACCGGCCGGACGCTGGTCATCGTCGGTGCGACCGAGCGCGGCCTGCTCTCTCGGATCGTCGGCCGGTCGCTGACGCTGTCGGTACTGGAGGAGTTGGATACGACGGTGCTGTTGGCCGAACGGCCGCACACCCGGTCGATCCGAGAACGGCTGTTCGGGTGA
- a CDS encoding universal stress protein, protein MADQMVLLRHSFVPVANERDATETALALAPHLDQIERVTLGHVIETRPGAINKAPTDKLRADAERFLAALAADIDDRVTVETRIVFGDDVAQRILDTAVDVGATAIVFRSRERGRLVRLLSGETATGLVKNPTVPVVSLADHTGSVDHGPETPGSSVRDTTTSEESAASDTERADSGGRR, encoded by the coding sequence GTGGCTGATCAGATGGTGTTGCTCCGGCACAGCTTCGTCCCCGTGGCGAACGAGCGTGACGCGACGGAGACGGCTCTCGCCCTCGCGCCACACCTCGATCAGATCGAACGGGTGACGCTGGGGCACGTGATCGAGACGCGGCCCGGCGCGATCAACAAGGCACCGACCGACAAACTGCGCGCCGACGCCGAGCGATTTCTCGCCGCACTGGCGGCGGACATCGACGACCGGGTGACGGTCGAGACCCGGATCGTCTTCGGCGACGACGTCGCCCAGCGCATCCTCGACACGGCAGTCGACGTGGGCGCGACTGCCATCGTCTTCCGCTCACGCGAGCGCGGTCGACTCGTCCGACTCCTCTCGGGTGAGACGGCCACGGGCCTGGTGAAGAATCCGACCGTCCCGGTCGTCTCCCTGGCGGACCACACCGGGAGTGTCGATCACGGCCCGGAGACGCCCGGATCGTCCGTGAGAGACACCACGACATCCGAGGAGTCCGCCGCGAGTGACACGGAGCGGGCGGACAGCGGGGGCCGCCGATGA
- a CDS encoding Lrp/AsnC family transcriptional regulator — MTPTDDGYRLDDLDRRIIYALMDDARATAASIAADASVSGATVRNRIEKLEARGIITGYRAHVDFEIAGGKLRNLYLCNVPVPEREALAHEARAIPGVINVRSLMTGRRNLHILAVGENTKDLQRVSRSLSKLGIEIEDEDLLEDELFDPYAPFDPDDSPRAPALNDFIDLTGNAKILTVNVAADAPIAGRSLEDANRTGILDEDTLVISIERDDDELLPHGDTVVRPDDIVTLLSRHESDARAFEAFRPPSELEGQ, encoded by the coding sequence ATGACGCCGACCGACGACGGCTACCGACTCGACGACCTCGACCGGCGGATCATCTACGCGCTCATGGACGACGCACGGGCGACGGCGGCGTCCATCGCCGCCGACGCCAGCGTCTCGGGGGCGACGGTCCGCAACCGGATCGAGAAACTCGAAGCCCGCGGGATCATCACCGGCTACCGCGCGCACGTGGACTTCGAGATCGCCGGCGGCAAACTGCGGAACCTCTACCTCTGTAACGTCCCGGTTCCCGAACGCGAGGCGCTCGCTCACGAGGCCCGCGCGATTCCGGGCGTCATCAACGTGCGGTCGCTGATGACCGGCCGGCGGAACCTGCACATCCTCGCCGTCGGGGAGAACACGAAGGACCTCCAGCGGGTCTCCCGGAGCCTCTCGAAACTCGGCATCGAGATCGAAGACGAGGATCTCCTCGAGGACGAACTGTTCGACCCCTACGCGCCGTTCGACCCCGACGACAGTCCGCGCGCCCCCGCGCTGAACGACTTCATCGACCTCACGGGTAACGCGAAGATACTCACGGTCAACGTCGCCGCAGACGCCCCGATCGCGGGTCGGTCGCTCGAAGACGCGAACCGCACCGGCATCCTCGACGAGGACACCCTCGTCATCTCGATCGAACGCGACGACGACGAACTGCTCCCACACGGCGACACCGTCGTCCGCCCCGACGACATCGTGACGCTCCTCTCGCGTCACGAGTCCGACGCACGCGCCTTCGAGGCCTTCAGACCACCGTCTGAACTGGAGGGTCAGTGA
- a CDS encoding TrkH family potassium uptake protein, giving the protein MVNIRVDYRVSLAYVGAVLEYLGVTPAFPFVLALYYGEDPLPFVVTSFVMIGSGALLKRVDSGGNLGNREAFLLVSLAWLVVPLAGTLPYLVAGTGTVAQPVNALFESMSGFTTTGATVLGEISIERHGHAMLLWRQLTQWLGGMGILVLMVAILPELSVGGAQVMNQEAPGPSLEKLTPRIQETARALWLIYAAFTGLAAAVYYGLHLLGVAPNMGLYNAVAHALTTLPTGGFSPEARSAEAFSPALQWAMMAFMIVAGTNFALFWYVSKGEPRRLVENTEFRSYLLTIAGIGALVTATLFAGIGLAGTPANVGTIPGNLEPALRQGLFQVIAIVTTTGYASMDFNKWHPAAQTILLFAFFLGGSAGSAAGSIKIVRWVVVKKAVDRSLYTSAHPDAVVPIRFDGTAVDETAVRDVFVFVLLFLGLFAVSTILLYLDSFRTPDLSLTGLEAMSVAIATLGNVGPGFGPVGPMNSFLGFTPAAKLYMIFLMWIGRLEVLSVLVILTPSFWRR; this is encoded by the coding sequence ATGGTGAACATACGTGTCGACTACCGGGTGAGTCTCGCTTACGTCGGTGCCGTGCTGGAGTATCTCGGGGTCACACCCGCGTTTCCCTTCGTTCTCGCCCTCTACTACGGCGAAGACCCGCTCCCGTTCGTCGTGACGAGTTTCGTCATGATCGGGAGCGGGGCGCTGTTGAAGCGCGTCGACAGCGGCGGCAACCTCGGCAACCGCGAGGCGTTCCTCCTCGTGAGTCTGGCGTGGCTCGTCGTCCCCCTCGCCGGGACGCTCCCGTATCTCGTCGCCGGCACCGGCACCGTCGCACAGCCGGTCAACGCGCTGTTCGAGAGCATGAGCGGGTTCACGACGACCGGCGCGACCGTGCTCGGCGAGATCTCGATCGAGCGACACGGCCACGCGATGCTGCTGTGGCGACAGTTGACACAGTGGCTCGGCGGGATGGGGATCCTCGTGTTGATGGTCGCCATCCTCCCGGAACTCTCCGTGGGGGGCGCACAGGTGATGAACCAGGAGGCACCCGGTCCGTCGCTGGAGAAACTCACACCCCGGATTCAGGAGACCGCACGCGCGCTCTGGCTGATCTACGCGGCGTTCACCGGACTCGCGGCGGCGGTCTACTACGGCCTCCACCTGCTCGGTGTCGCGCCGAACATGGGACTGTACAACGCGGTCGCACACGCGCTGACGACGCTCCCGACGGGTGGCTTCTCGCCGGAGGCGCGCAGTGCAGAGGCGTTCTCGCCGGCGCTCCAGTGGGCGATGATGGCGTTCATGATCGTCGCGGGGACGAACTTCGCGCTGTTCTGGTACGTGTCGAAGGGCGAACCGCGACGGCTGGTCGAGAACACGGAGTTTCGCTCGTACCTGCTCACGATCGCCGGGATCGGCGCGCTCGTCACCGCCACGCTGTTCGCGGGCATCGGTCTCGCGGGGACGCCCGCGAACGTCGGCACGATTCCGGGCAACCTGGAGCCGGCGCTGCGGCAGGGGCTCTTCCAGGTCATCGCGATCGTGACGACGACCGGGTACGCGAGCATGGACTTCAACAAGTGGCACCCCGCCGCACAGACGATCCTGCTGTTCGCCTTCTTCCTCGGCGGTTCTGCTGGCTCTGCGGCGGGGTCGATCAAGATCGTTCGGTGGGTCGTCGTCAAGAAGGCCGTCGACCGGTCGCTGTACACCTCCGCCCACCCCGACGCGGTTGTCCCGATCCGATTCGACGGGACGGCCGTCGACGAGACGGCGGTTCGAGACGTGTTCGTGTTCGTCCTGCTGTTTCTCGGGCTGTTCGCCGTCTCCACGATCCTGCTCTACCTCGACAGCTTCCGCACCCCGGACCTGTCACTGACCGGCCTGGAGGCGATGAGCGTCGCCATCGCCACGCTCGGGAACGTCGGTCCCGGCTTCGGCCCCGTCGGGCCGATGAACAGCTTCCTCGGCTTCACGCCCGCGGCGAAACTGTACATGATCTTCCTGATGTGGATCGGTCGGCTCGAAGTGCTGTCGGTACTCGTGATCCTCACCCCGTCGTTCTGGCGGCGGTGA
- a CDS encoding sodium:calcium antiporter: protein MLLEGLGFLIGLGLLLVGADRTVDAAAELALYYGISAFFIGVTVVSIGTSIPEMTTSVYAALYDAGDLLVGNIVGSETAQITLAIGVVALLSQIEAERRNVLVYGGAMVLAMVIMLLVLEDGVLIRSEGFLMMLAYVAFVHDLYSHEGGEEVIDPRLKSRACPWTPGLTTKRRRRCNRRSRSTSQT from the coding sequence ATGCTGCTCGAGGGCCTCGGCTTCCTGATCGGGCTCGGACTCCTCCTGGTCGGTGCCGACAGAACTGTCGACGCTGCCGCCGAGTTGGCACTCTACTACGGGATCTCGGCGTTCTTCATCGGCGTGACCGTCGTGTCGATCGGCACGTCAATCCCCGAGATGACGACGTCGGTCTACGCGGCACTCTACGACGCCGGCGACCTGCTGGTGGGGAACATCGTCGGCTCGGAGACGGCACAGATCACCCTGGCCATCGGCGTCGTCGCACTGCTCTCACAGATCGAGGCCGAGCGACGGAACGTCCTCGTCTACGGCGGCGCGATGGTTCTGGCGATGGTGATCATGCTCCTCGTGCTCGAAGACGGCGTCCTCATCCGGTCCGAGGGCTTCCTGATGATGCTCGCGTACGTCGCCTTCGTCCACGACCTCTACTCCCACGAGGGCGGCGAGGAGGTCATCGACCCACGACTGAAGTCGCGGGCTTGTCCGTGGACTCCCGGTCTGACGACGAAGCGTCGTAGGCGGTGTAATCGCCGTTCCCGTTCAACGTCCCAGACTTGA
- a CDS encoding RNA-guided endonuclease InsQ/TnpB family protein, which translates to MEVKRTIPVKLSVPKDREDDLHQTIEQFNHACNYTVQHGRNNDGYLILNRSRIHDEVYHDLRDETDLPANLCVRAYSKAVEAMKSTVADWKKGTSRPLPQFNELSAVYDKRTLTIKDRLATLSTINGRVAVDYVLGDYQKSYLDDDDYEKRMGTLHYREDEDAFYLHIVIKKEVEERDGDKILGVDLNLKNVAVTSTGSFYDGGELLWGQNHYFRVRRSLQHKGTRSAKQVLRRLSGRENRFVLNRLHTISRRIVEEADTHDCSYIAVERLTHIRERMNNRNDQVKRQMHNWAFRELQEMLAYKASEYGIRVEQIPPAFTSQTCSKCDHQSSTNRSSDGWFECNDCGYSVDGDYNAAKNIGLKLLTLPEGKRPSGLGDGHLALKSGTLNGNGDYTAYDASSSDRESTDKPATSVVGR; encoded by the coding sequence ATGGAGGTCAAACGAACCATTCCGGTCAAACTCTCGGTTCCAAAAGACCGAGAGGACGACCTCCATCAGACCATCGAGCAGTTCAACCACGCCTGCAACTACACCGTCCAGCACGGCAGAAACAACGACGGCTACCTCATCCTCAACAGGTCGAGGATACACGACGAAGTGTACCACGACTTGCGAGACGAGACAGACTTACCCGCGAACCTCTGCGTTCGCGCCTACTCCAAAGCCGTCGAAGCGATGAAGTCCACCGTCGCAGACTGGAAGAAGGGTACCAGCCGACCACTCCCTCAATTCAACGAACTGTCCGCTGTCTACGACAAACGGACGTTGACCATCAAGGACAGGTTGGCCACTCTTTCGACCATCAACGGGCGGGTCGCCGTAGACTACGTTCTCGGTGACTACCAGAAGTCCTACCTCGATGATGACGACTACGAGAAACGGATGGGAACGCTCCACTACCGCGAGGACGAGGATGCGTTCTACCTCCACATCGTCATCAAGAAAGAAGTCGAAGAACGCGACGGTGACAAGATACTGGGCGTGGACTTGAACCTGAAAAACGTCGCCGTGACCAGTACGGGTTCGTTCTACGATGGTGGCGAACTGTTGTGGGGGCAGAACCACTACTTCCGGGTGCGTCGAAGCCTTCAGCACAAAGGCACTCGCTCCGCCAAGCAGGTACTCCGGCGACTGTCGGGGCGAGAAAACCGCTTCGTGCTGAATCGCCTGCACACTATCTCTCGACGCATCGTGGAGGAGGCAGACACCCACGACTGTTCGTACATCGCTGTCGAACGCTTGACCCACATCCGCGAGCGGATGAACAATCGGAACGACCAAGTGAAGCGTCAGATGCACAATTGGGCGTTCCGCGAACTCCAAGAGATGCTCGCGTACAAGGCCAGTGAGTACGGGATTCGCGTCGAGCAGATTCCGCCTGCGTTTACCAGTCAGACCTGCTCGAAGTGCGACCATCAGTCCAGCACGAACCGTAGCTCAGACGGCTGGTTCGAGTGCAACGACTGTGGGTACTCAGTTGATGGTGACTACAACGCGGCGAAGAATATTGGCCTGAAACTGCTAACTTTACCGGAGGGCAAACGCCCCTCTGGGTTGGGCGACGGTCATCTCGCCCTCAAGTCTGGGACGTTGAACGGGAACGGCGATTACACCGCCTACGACGCTTCGTCGTCAGACCGGGAGTCCACGGACAAGCCCGCGACTTCAGTCGTGGGTCGATGA
- a CDS encoding inorganic phosphate transporter, with the protein MVSLLAVVGILVAAFVGFNIGGSSTGVAFGPSVGSRLVRKATAAALFTGFALLGAWTVGRNVIATMSSSIVPATQFSPVASVGVLFFTGASLLVSNIYGVPASTSMTAVGSIVGLGLATGSLNEALMFTIVSAWIVAPLVGFACGALIGRYVYPYLDRRLAFTTFETHLFRLDNSGSVPRPRFNDDASPRDLVGSLAVIVIACYMAFSAGASNAANAVAPLVGAQGPLTVDQGVLLAVFAFGLGGFTIARRTLDTVGDDITELPILAALIVSVVGGTIITVLSALGIPASLAVSTTCCIIGLGWGRASRAATVAELAAPTPEGEPELEVGTGALVTSRDEDVPTGPTVGDIARGEAPPEKPDDEPPAVPEIGEKAPAEVDRQSLFDPSAVKRIALLWVLTPTLAVVGSYPLFLLVL; encoded by the coding sequence ATGGTGAGTCTGCTCGCCGTCGTCGGCATCCTCGTCGCGGCGTTCGTCGGGTTCAACATCGGTGGGTCCTCGACGGGCGTCGCGTTCGGTCCCTCGGTCGGGAGTCGTCTCGTGCGGAAGGCGACCGCTGCGGCGCTGTTCACCGGCTTCGCCCTCCTCGGTGCGTGGACGGTCGGCCGGAACGTCATCGCCACGATGAGCAGTAGCATCGTCCCCGCGACCCAGTTCTCGCCGGTCGCCAGCGTCGGCGTCCTCTTCTTCACGGGGGCGTCACTGCTGGTCTCGAACATCTACGGCGTCCCGGCGTCGACCTCGATGACTGCCGTCGGGTCCATCGTCGGGTTGGGGCTGGCGACCGGATCGCTCAACGAGGCGCTGATGTTCACCATCGTCTCGGCGTGGATCGTCGCGCCGCTGGTGGGGTTCGCCTGTGGGGCGCTCATCGGCCGGTACGTCTACCCCTATCTCGACCGACGGCTGGCGTTCACGACCTTCGAGACGCACCTGTTCCGCCTCGACAACTCGGGGAGCGTCCCGCGTCCACGATTCAACGACGACGCGTCCCCCCGCGACCTCGTCGGGTCGCTGGCGGTGATCGTCATCGCCTGTTACATGGCCTTCTCGGCGGGCGCGTCGAACGCCGCCAACGCGGTCGCCCCCCTCGTCGGTGCGCAGGGGCCGCTGACCGTCGATCAGGGGGTCCTGCTCGCGGTGTTCGCCTTCGGCCTCGGTGGGTTCACCATCGCCAGACGGACCCTCGACACGGTGGGCGACGACATCACCGAACTGCCGATTCTCGCGGCGCTGATCGTCTCCGTCGTCGGCGGGACGATCATCACGGTGCTGTCTGCACTCGGCATCCCGGCGAGTCTCGCGGTGAGTACCACCTGCTGTATCATCGGCCTCGGCTGGGGGCGCGCCAGTCGGGCGGCGACGGTCGCCGAACTCGCCGCGCCGACCCCCGAGGGCGAACCGGAACTCGAGGTCGGCACCGGCGCACTCGTCACCTCCCGCGACGAGGACGTGCCCACGGGACCCACGGTCGGCGACATCGCCCGGGGCGAGGCCCCGCCGGAGAAGCCGGACGACGAACCGCCAGCGGTGCCGGAGATCGGTGAGAAAGCGCCGGCCGAGGTCGACAGACAGAGTCTGTTCGATCCGAGTGCGGTCAAGCGCATCGCGCTGCTGTGGGTGCTCACGCCGACGCTCGCGGTGGTCGGGTCGTACCCGCTGTTCCTGCTCGTGCTGTGA
- a CDS encoding universal stress protein, with product MVSRVLVAMDGSEVAETALEYALDAFPAASITVLTVVGEPSAMFGEATAIALSEHPEESMAEYAAPVVERAREIAADHDAEIDLQIGSGHPARVILDVADDYDTVVVGSHGGSLTDRLFVGNVAEKVVRRSPVPVTVVR from the coding sequence ATGGTCTCACGGGTGCTCGTCGCGATGGACGGCTCGGAGGTCGCAGAAACCGCACTCGAATACGCGCTGGACGCCTTTCCGGCGGCGTCGATCACGGTCTTGACGGTCGTCGGTGAACCGTCGGCGATGTTCGGGGAGGCGACGGCCATCGCGCTCTCCGAGCATCCGGAGGAGTCGATGGCCGAGTACGCCGCGCCGGTCGTAGAGCGCGCACGGGAGATCGCGGCCGACCACGACGCAGAGATCGACCTGCAGATCGGTAGCGGACATCCGGCACGGGTGATCCTCGACGTCGCAGACGACTACGACACGGTCGTCGTCGGCAGTCACGGTGGCTCTCTGACGGACCGGCTGTTCGTCGGGAACGTCGCCGAGAAGGTCGTCCGCCGCTCGCCGGTCCCCGTGACGGTCGTTCGGTGA